A single genomic interval of Falsibacillus albus harbors:
- the addB gene encoding helicase-exonuclease AddAB subunit AddB, with protein MSVRFILGRSGAGKTSYVFDEMAASLEAKPNGAPIIYLVPDQMTFLSEYRLAKSPNLNGMIRAQVFSFTRLAWRVLQETGGMGRYHLSSAGLNMLIRKIIEEQKEQLKLFGRAADKNGFVQHIESVLTEFKRYCVEPEELMIKQEELANEGYHQSLVDKLHDLELIYTKFEETLLDKYIDSEDYFRLLAESIRHSPYLQSAEIYIDGFHSFTPQEYLVIEELMKTCPNVSIALTLDKPYRFATPDDLDLFRMTGETYESLYQIASALGIPLEEKVMESSLRYEGNSLLHLERNFEHRPAIPFQGELDIELWQASNRRSEIEGIARKIRSLIQESNYRYQDIAILVRNGHDYQDVFETIFYDYDIPYFIDQKRPMLNHPLIELIRSTIEILNSNWRYEPVFRAVKTDLLFPLNSRDQGLREKMDRLENYVLANGIKGSQWTNKNRWVYRRFRGLELTDVPQTDQERSIEHEINELRLFISAPILRLSRRLKKASAGRDFGEALFLFLEELDIPSKLEKLRMDAEEKGNLVLAREHDQAWNAVIELLDQFVEMVGSERFTLKKFSTVLDSGLESMKFSIVPPAMDQVIIANLELSRLSEVKAAFVIGLNDGIMPAKISEEGVFADDDRERLFQSGIMVGPSSRRKLLDEDFIAYKAFTTPSRHLFLSYPLANEEGRALLPSPYIKRLKEMFPGIDEKMIVNDPADLFSSEQLEYISHPNVSIAYLTTQLQLKKNHYPIAGFWWDVYNFYMEHPQWHSKAKHILSSLYFQNKAKPISEAASKELYGEEILASVSRMEMFHGCPFSHFARHGLKLQDREIFRLEAPDIGEMFHGALKWIADEVTRLNLSWSSLSQEQCTMLAKEAVNVLAPKLQHQILLSSNRHHYIKKKLENVISRASIVLSQHAKASGFAPIGLELGFGPKGSLPPFTFTLKNGIKMALQGRIDRIDKSENQQGTFLRVIDYKSSAKSLDYTEVYYGLALQMLTYLDIAITHSKHLVGTEALPAGVLYFHVHNPVVKANSFMTMEEIEQEIYKSFKMKGLILDDPDIVRLMDRTLESGSSEVISAGLKKDGTLTANSQSASKEDLQYMRKYVRKIYEKTGNDITSGLVDIAPYKLKDRTPCQFCSFKPVCQFDQSMEGNQFRILPQHKQDEIMANIREEVDEDGQITDTN; from the coding sequence ATGTCTGTGCGCTTCATCCTTGGCCGTTCGGGAGCAGGGAAAACGTCTTACGTCTTTGATGAAATGGCAGCGTCGCTTGAAGCAAAGCCGAATGGCGCGCCTATCATTTATTTAGTACCGGATCAAATGACATTTTTATCTGAATATCGCCTTGCTAAATCCCCGAATTTAAACGGCATGATCCGTGCTCAAGTGTTTAGTTTTACCAGGCTCGCCTGGAGGGTCCTGCAGGAAACGGGAGGAATGGGCCGCTACCATTTATCCAGCGCCGGATTGAATATGCTCATTCGCAAAATCATAGAAGAGCAAAAAGAGCAATTGAAGCTGTTTGGCCGCGCAGCTGATAAGAATGGTTTCGTACAGCATATTGAGTCAGTGCTGACAGAATTCAAGAGATATTGTGTAGAGCCCGAAGAGCTGATGATTAAACAAGAAGAGCTGGCGAATGAGGGGTATCATCAGTCGCTTGTGGACAAACTCCACGACCTGGAGCTCATCTATACCAAATTCGAAGAAACGTTGTTGGATAAATATATTGATTCTGAAGATTATTTTCGCCTGCTGGCGGAATCCATCCGCCATTCGCCATATTTACAATCTGCTGAAATCTACATCGATGGTTTCCATAGCTTTACTCCTCAGGAATACTTGGTGATTGAAGAATTAATGAAAACTTGTCCAAATGTTTCAATTGCACTTACGTTGGACAAACCATACAGATTTGCCACACCTGATGATCTAGACTTGTTCAGAATGACAGGGGAAACCTACGAAAGTTTATATCAGATTGCTTCTGCTCTGGGGATTCCACTTGAGGAAAAGGTCATGGAATCCAGCTTGCGCTATGAGGGGAATAGTTTATTGCACCTTGAAAGGAATTTCGAACATCGCCCCGCGATCCCATTTCAAGGGGAGCTGGATATAGAATTATGGCAAGCTTCCAACCGTCGATCTGAAATCGAGGGCATTGCAAGGAAAATCAGAAGTCTTATCCAGGAATCCAACTACCGCTATCAGGATATTGCGATATTAGTAAGGAATGGGCACGATTATCAGGATGTATTTGAAACTATTTTTTATGATTATGACATTCCATACTTTATCGACCAAAAGCGCCCTATGCTCAATCACCCTTTGATCGAGCTCATCCGTTCAACCATTGAAATCCTCAATAGCAATTGGAGATATGAACCGGTTTTCAGGGCCGTGAAAACCGATTTGCTGTTTCCGCTCAACAGCCGCGATCAGGGTTTGAGGGAGAAGATGGACCGGCTTGAAAATTATGTGTTGGCAAATGGAATCAAAGGAAGCCAGTGGACAAATAAAAATCGATGGGTTTATAGAAGATTCAGAGGGCTGGAATTAACGGATGTCCCGCAAACAGACCAGGAACGGAGCATAGAGCATGAAATCAATGAATTGAGGCTTTTTATATCAGCTCCGATCCTCCGTCTGTCGAGAAGGTTGAAAAAGGCAAGCGCCGGAAGGGATTTCGGGGAAGCGCTGTTTCTTTTTTTAGAGGAATTAGATATTCCATCGAAACTTGAGAAACTGAGGATGGATGCAGAGGAAAAAGGAAATCTGGTTCTCGCCCGTGAACATGATCAAGCATGGAATGCCGTGATCGAATTATTGGATCAGTTCGTGGAAATGGTTGGATCTGAACGATTTACCCTTAAGAAATTCTCCACGGTATTGGATTCGGGTCTTGAATCGATGAAGTTTTCCATTGTCCCGCCTGCGATGGATCAAGTAATCATTGCAAACCTTGAATTATCAAGGTTATCAGAAGTGAAGGCAGCGTTTGTCATTGGATTGAACGATGGTATCATGCCAGCGAAAATATCGGAAGAAGGTGTTTTTGCGGATGATGATCGGGAAAGGCTATTTCAAAGCGGGATCATGGTTGGACCCAGCAGCAGAAGAAAGCTTCTTGATGAAGATTTTATCGCCTACAAGGCATTTACCACGCCTTCTCGCCATCTTTTCCTTTCTTATCCTTTGGCAAATGAAGAAGGGAGGGCTTTACTCCCTTCCCCATATATAAAGAGGCTGAAAGAAATGTTCCCGGGAATTGATGAAAAAATGATTGTTAACGACCCTGCGGATCTATTTTCCTCCGAGCAATTGGAATATATATCACACCCGAATGTATCGATTGCTTACTTAACGACGCAGCTGCAGTTGAAAAAGAATCATTACCCGATTGCCGGCTTTTGGTGGGATGTCTACAACTTTTATATGGAGCATCCTCAATGGCATTCTAAGGCAAAGCATATTCTCTCGAGCCTATACTTTCAAAATAAAGCCAAACCGATATCGGAAGCAGCGAGCAAAGAGCTGTATGGAGAAGAAATTTTGGCCAGCGTTTCAAGGATGGAAATGTTTCACGGCTGTCCTTTTTCCCACTTTGCCCGCCATGGTCTCAAGCTTCAAGATCGTGAAATATTCAGGTTGGAAGCTCCGGATATCGGAGAAATGTTCCATGGAGCCCTTAAGTGGATTGCTGATGAAGTGACCAGGCTGAATTTATCGTGGTCAAGTTTATCGCAGGAACAGTGCACCATGCTGGCAAAGGAAGCTGTCAATGTATTGGCTCCGAAGCTTCAGCATCAAATCCTTCTCAGTTCCAACAGACATCATTATATTAAAAAGAAGTTGGAAAATGTCATCAGCCGTGCCTCCATAGTACTTAGCCAGCATGCAAAAGCGAGCGGATTCGCCCCGATAGGTCTTGAACTTGGATTCGGCCCGAAAGGAAGCTTGCCGCCATTTACTTTTACATTGAAAAATGGAATAAAGATGGCGCTGCAAGGAAGGATCGACCGCATCGATAAATCAGAAAATCAACAAGGCACCTTCCTTCGGGTCATTGATTATAAGTCAAGCGCCAAATCATTGGACTATACAGAGGTTTATTACGGACTGGCTTTGCAGATGCTCACGTATTTGGACATTGCCATTACCCATTCCAAGCATTTGGTCGGCACGGAAGCCCTGCCGGCAGGCGTCCTATATTTCCATGTGCACAATCCGGTTGTAAAGGCCAATTCCTTTATGACCATGGAGGAAATTGAACAGGAAATCTATAAGAGTTTTAAAATGAAGGGACTTATCCTTGACGACCCTGATATTGTCAGATTGATGGATCGTACATTGGAAAGCGGATCCTCAGAAGTCATTTCCGCCGGTTTGAAGAAGGACGGTACATTGACGGCCAATTCTCAAAGTGCGTCAAAGGAAGATTTGCAGTACATG